A section of the Triticum dicoccoides isolate Atlit2015 ecotype Zavitan chromosome 7A, WEW_v2.0, whole genome shotgun sequence genome encodes:
- the LOC119329225 gene encoding putative cysteine-rich receptor-like protein kinase 20, translating to MASPSSSLWGALGQASTMAQLMGVDALGLVSMVVQAALVARRHRDACVRLAQHVELIGGLLGELELAELMRREATRRPLEQLGGALRRCYALVTACQDCGYLRRLLLGARMAEELRAAQHEIDMFIRLIPLIALVDNSTADSRRVKQADEGVLSVVTDSSNRHIRSAYSSIMFPTKSLELTKIRIQGATELCNAGEQPFVGKVDLREQNIVDIEELVELCTRMEEACSGFTRFDFCQILDATDNFSEKMIVGWGGFGKVYKGQLPGGLNVAIKRADEHTAMLEVNSELQLAKLQHANVIRLLGWFLGSKWKILILYFLLFQHLAARIKGPLLDWSKRLKIIKGLVEGLVYLHKHHMLSIVHRDLKPNNIILECDMTLNISDFGSAKTLSPDVTEEHTCRVVGTSGYIAPEYASRGVYSLKTDVFSFGILVLETISRRKNTILDKRGDTVGDLVRDAWCIWKDRRLHELVDRSLGDRYEVTEIKRCAQVALLCAQEDPVDRPAMTDVAAMLNSESISLSMEPKQPTVLIHGCADRDMTST from the exons ATGGCGAGCCCGTCGAGCAGCCTGTGGGGCGCCCTGGGGCAAGCCTCCACCATGGCGCAGCTGATGGGCGTGGACGCGCTCGGGCTGGTCTCCATGGTCGTGCAGGCCGCCCTGGTGGCGCGCCGCCACCGGGATGCCTGCGTGCGGCTCGCGCAGCACGTGGAGCTCATCGGCGGCCTGCTCGGGGAGCTGGAGCTCGCCGAGCTGATGCGTCGGGAGGCCACCAGGCGGCCGCTGGAGCAGCTCGGCGGCGCGCTGCGGCGGTGCTACGCACTCGTCACGGCGTGCCAGGACTGCGGCTACCTGCGCCGCCTGCTCCTGGGAGCCCGGATGGCCGAGGAGCTCCGCGCCGCGCAGCATGAGATCGACATGTTCATCCGCCTCATCCCGCTCATCGCCCTCGTCGACAATTCTACTGCAGATAGTCGCCGTGTCAAG CAGGCTGATGAGGGGGTGCTCTCTGTAGTCACAGATAGTTCGAATCGTCACATCAGGTCAGCTTATTCTTCCATTAT GTTTCCAACAAAATCTTTGGAGTTAACCAAAATCCGCATTCAAGGAGCTACTGAACTCTGCAATGCTGGAGAACAACCATTTGTAG GAAAAGTGGACCTGCGAGAACAAAATATCGTTGACATTGAAGAACTTGTGGAACTTTGTACCCGTATGGAAGAGGCTTGCTCGGGATTCACAAGGTTCGATTTCTGTCAGATCTTGGATGCTACAGACAATTTCTCAGAGAAGATGATAGTTGGGTGGGGAGGATTTGGGAAGGTGTACAAG GGCCAGTTGCCTGGTGGACTTAATGTTGCCATCAAAAGAGCTGATGAGCACACAGCAATGCTTGAAGTCAACAGTGAATTGCAGCTTGCAAAGCTTCAGCATGCCAATGTGATTAGGTTATTGGGGTGGTTCCTTGGATC AAAATGGAAGATCTTAATATTATATTT TTTGTTGTTTCAACATTTGGCAGCCAGAATAAAAGGGCCATTACTAGACTGGTCTAAGAGACTCAAAATAATCAAAGGGTTAGTAGAGGGGCTTGTTTACCTGCACAAGCACCACATGCTATCTATTGTCCATAGGGACTTGAAACCAAATAATATTATCTTGGAATGTGACATGACCCTTAATATTTCTGATTTTGGATCAGCTAAAACCCTGAGTCCAGACGTAACAGAAGagcatacatgcagggtggtgggCACTAG TGGTTACATAGCCCCGGAGTACGCATCTCGAGGGGTTTACTCTCTGAAGACGGATGTGTTCAGCTTCGGCATCTTGGTTCTGGAGACCATTAGCAGACGAAAGAACACCATACTCGACAAGCGAGGGGATACCGTCGGCGATCTTGTACGAGAT GCCTGGTGTATATGGAAGGACAGAAGGCTGCATGAGCTCGTAGATCGATCACTAGG TGACAGATATGAAGTAACTGAAATAAAGAGATGTGCTCAGGTGGCACTGCTTTGTGCCCAGGAAGATCCAGTAGATCGGCCCGCCATGACAGATGTTGCTGCAATGCTGAACTCTGAAAGCATAAGCTTATCAATGGAGCCTAAGCAACCCACTGTGCTGATCCATGGGTGTGCTGACAGAGACATGACATCGACATAA